A single genomic interval of Chloroherpetonaceae bacterium harbors:
- a CDS encoding Uma2 family endonuclease has translation MHNDGDDAMLDVSAYLSKITLSLPKTMEMSDEDFYEFAKANPTLKMERDKHRHIILMALTGGNTGRRNSEIVAELTLWNRTHKLGVVFDSSTGFRLPNGAIRSPDAAFVRLERWNALSDKQKETFPPLAPDFVVELMSNSDDLADANEKMHEYLEHGTLLGWLIFPQAEEVRLYQPNLPPQLVKGFDQVLRADPILPNFSLDLRLLR, from the coding sequence ATGCATAACGACGGAGATGACGCAATGCTTGATGTGAGCGCCTATTTATCCAAGATTACACTCTCGTTGCCGAAGACGATGGAGATGAGCGACGAGGACTTCTACGAATTTGCCAAAGCCAACCCCACCCTCAAAATGGAACGCGACAAACACCGCCACATCATCTTGATGGCTCTCACAGGCGGCAATACAGGTCGGCGAAACTCCGAAATTGTCGCTGAACTCACACTATGGAACCGCACACATAAGCTCGGCGTCGTTTTTGATTCTTCGACGGGTTTTCGGTTGCCCAACGGCGCAATTCGCTCTCCCGATGCCGCTTTTGTGCGCCTTGAACGCTGGAACGCTCTTTCCGACAAACAAAAAGAAACCTTCCCACCCCTCGCCCCTGACTTTGTCGTGGAACTGATGTCCAACTCCGATGACCTTGCCGACGCCAATGAAAAAATGCACGAGTATCTGGAACACGGCACCTTGCTGGGGTGGCTCATCTTCCCACAAGCCGAAGAAGTGCGCCTCTATCAGCCCAACTTGCCCCCTCAGCTCGTCAAAGGCTTTGACCAAGTCCTCCGTGCTGACCCCATCCTCCCAAACTTCTCACTCGACCTTAGGCTTCTAAGATAG